Proteins encoded by one window of Methylovirgula ligni:
- the thrS gene encoding threonine--tRNA ligase translates to MISLTFPDGAARQFPAGIRGSEIAKGISPSLAKRTVAMALDGKLTDLADPIEHDAKIEFIDREDPRALELIRHDAAHVLAEAVQSLYPGTQVTIGPVIENGFYYDFFRNAPFTPEDFPAIEKKMAEIIARDKPFTKEIWSRDQAKDWFEEHGEAFKVELVDAIPADQDLKIYKQGEWLDLCRGPHMTSTGKIGNAFKLMKVAGAYWRGDSNKPMLQRIYATAFAKQAELDAYLKQIEEAEKRDHRRLGREMDLFHFQEEGPGTVFWHPKGWTLFQTLISYMRRRQQAAGYVEVNTPQVLDRALWETSGHWQTYRENMFTTMTEDERVFALKPMNCPGHIQIFKNGLKSYRDLPLKIAEFGLVHRYEPSGAIHGIMRVRAFTQDDAHIFCTEDQIMEEALKINDLILTIYEDFGFKDVVVKLSTRPEKRVGSDEAWDKAEAALQQVLDVLTAQGLKTAVSPGEGAFYGPKLEYTLRDAIGREWQCGTTQVDFNLPGRFGAFYIGADSEKKTPVMIHRASFGSLERFTGILIEHYAGHLPLWLSPVQIVVATITQDADDYAYDVVTAARKLGLRAEYDLRNEKITYKVREHSLAKIPVLLVVGKREAQERTVSVRRLGSADQVSLKLDEALAALSGEATPPDLRSNG, encoded by the coding sequence ATGATTTCCCTGACATTTCCCGATGGCGCCGCGCGCCAGTTTCCGGCCGGCATCCGCGGCAGCGAGATCGCCAAGGGCATTTCGCCCTCGCTCGCCAAGCGCACCGTCGCGATGGCACTCGACGGCAAGCTCACCGATCTTGCCGACCCGATCGAGCATGACGCGAAGATCGAATTCATCGACCGCGAGGACCCGCGCGCGCTGGAATTGATCCGCCACGATGCCGCGCATGTGCTGGCCGAGGCGGTGCAGTCGCTCTATCCCGGCACGCAGGTGACGATCGGCCCGGTGATCGAGAACGGCTTCTATTACGATTTCTTCCGCAACGCGCCGTTCACGCCGGAGGATTTCCCCGCCATCGAAAAGAAGATGGCGGAGATCATCGCGCGGGACAAACCCTTCACCAAGGAAATCTGGTCGCGCGATCAGGCGAAAGACTGGTTCGAGGAGCACGGCGAGGCGTTCAAGGTCGAACTCGTCGATGCGATCCCGGCGGATCAGGATCTGAAAATCTACAAGCAGGGCGAGTGGCTCGATCTCTGCCGCGGCCCGCACATGACTTCGACCGGCAAGATCGGCAATGCGTTCAAGCTGATGAAGGTCGCCGGCGCCTATTGGCGCGGCGATTCCAACAAGCCGATGCTCCAGCGCATCTATGCGACGGCTTTCGCCAAACAGGCCGAACTCGATGCTTACTTGAAGCAGATCGAGGAGGCGGAGAAACGCGACCATCGCCGTCTTGGCCGCGAGATGGACCTGTTCCACTTCCAGGAGGAAGGGCCTGGCACGGTCTTCTGGCATCCGAAAGGCTGGACTCTGTTCCAGACGCTGATCTCCTACATGCGGCGGCGCCAGCAGGCGGCGGGCTATGTCGAAGTGAACACGCCGCAGGTGCTCGACCGGGCGCTGTGGGAAACCTCCGGCCATTGGCAGACCTATCGCGAGAACATGTTCACGACGATGACCGAGGACGAGCGCGTCTTCGCGTTGAAGCCGATGAACTGTCCCGGCCATATCCAGATCTTCAAGAACGGTCTCAAGTCGTATCGCGACCTGCCGTTGAAGATTGCCGAATTCGGCCTGGTGCATCGCTACGAGCCGTCTGGCGCGATCCACGGCATCATGCGCGTGCGCGCCTTCACGCAGGACGATGCGCATATCTTCTGCACCGAGGATCAGATCATGGAAGAGGCGTTGAAGATCAACGACCTCATCCTGACGATCTACGAGGACTTCGGTTTCAAGGACGTCGTCGTCAAGCTTTCGACGCGGCCGGAAAAGCGCGTCGGCTCGGACGAGGCGTGGGACAAGGCCGAGGCCGCCTTACAGCAGGTGCTGGACGTGCTCACCGCGCAGGGGTTGAAGACCGCCGTAAGCCCGGGCGAGGGCGCGTTCTACGGGCCGAAGCTCGAATATACGCTGCGCGATGCGATCGGTCGCGAATGGCAATGCGGTACGACGCAGGTCGATTTCAATCTGCCCGGCCGTTTTGGCGCGTTCTATATCGGCGCCGACAGCGAGAAGAAGACGCCGGTGATGATCCACCGCGCCAGCTTCGGCTCGCTCGAGCGTTTTACCGGTATCCTGATCGAGCATTATGCCGGCCATCTGCCGTTGTGGCTTTCGCCGGTGCAGATCGTCGTCGCGACGATCACGCAGGATGCCGACGATTACGCTTATGACGTCGTGACCGCGGCGCGGAAGCTGGGGCTGCGGGCTGAATACGACCTGCGCAACGAGAAGATCACCTACAAGGTGCGCGAGCACTCGCTCGCCAAAATCCCGGTGCTGCTCGTTGTCGGCAAGCGCGAGGCGCAGGAGCGCACCGTCTCTGTGCGCCGGCTCGGCTCGGCCGATCAGGTGAGCCTCAAGCTTGATGAGGCGCTTGCGGCCCTTTCCGGCGAGGCGACGCCGCCGGATTTGCGCAGTAACGGCTAA
- a CDS encoding glycoside hydrolase family 25 protein, translating into MAGSGLPILGAALCLCASLLLAGCSGAVPDTEVYPTAADFEIHGIDVSRYQGDIDWNSVRASGVRFAWIKATEGGDRVDEKFDANWVAAKAAGVPRGAYHFAYWCRSGEEQAAWFLQHVPNDPQALPPVLDVEWNPVSHTCPRRIPRDEALATMKTILDAMQHAYGKKPIIYTSVDFYRDVLADGSFSDYAMWVRSVKTYPDVKYAGRHWNFWQHTAQGHVPGIRGYVDRNAFYGSSHDWHQWLVAEAIEEN; encoded by the coding sequence GTGGCAGGCTCAGGCCTGCCGATCCTCGGTGCCGCCTTGTGCCTTTGCGCCAGTCTTCTGCTGGCGGGCTGCTCCGGCGCGGTGCCGGACACCGAGGTCTATCCCACAGCCGCCGATTTCGAGATCCACGGCATCGATGTGTCGCGATATCAGGGCGACATCGACTGGAATTCGGTGCGCGCGTCCGGCGTGCGCTTCGCCTGGATCAAGGCGACGGAAGGCGGCGACCGCGTCGACGAGAAATTCGACGCGAACTGGGTAGCGGCCAAAGCCGCCGGCGTCCCGCGCGGCGCTTATCATTTCGCCTATTGGTGTCGCTCGGGCGAGGAGCAGGCGGCCTGGTTCCTCCAGCATGTCCCGAACGACCCGCAGGCGTTGCCGCCGGTCCTCGACGTCGAGTGGAATCCCGTTTCGCACACGTGCCCGCGACGCATCCCGCGCGACGAGGCGCTGGCGACGATGAAGACCATTCTCGATGCCATGCAGCATGCCTATGGCAAGAAGCCGATCATCTACACGTCGGTCGATTTCTATCGCGACGTTCTGGCGGACGGCTCCTTCTCCGACTATGCGATGTGGGTGCGTAGCGTGAAGACCTATCCCGACGTCAAATATGCCGGGCGGCATTGGAACTTCTGGCAGCACACCGCCCAGGGCCATGTGCCCGGCATCCGGGGCTATGTCGACCGCAACGCCTTTTACGGCTCGTCGCATGATTGGCATCAGTGGCTCGTCGCCGAGGCGATCGAGGAGAACTGA
- a CDS encoding penicillin-binding protein 1A: protein MRYIARLLGFAFTTFAIIFVVAAAGAGLTAWKFEQDLPDYTQLQNYEPPVTTRVHAGDGSVLAEYSKQRRLYLPSSAIPPLVKEAFISAEDKNFYHHGGVDFEGMLRAALVFVQGNRHVQGASTITQQVAKNFFLSSERSFTRKIREALLSFRIEATYSKEKILELYLNEIYLGLGNYGVAAAALNYFDSSVNELTVAQVAYLAALPKGPNNYNPYTQRERAIERRNWVIDRMVENGYVTPADGAKAKAEPIGAKQRVLSPNTYAAGFFAEEVRRELLERYGEKKLYEGGLSVRATLDPQTQMIARHALADGLVRYDEARGFHGPLRHIELGLDWGPPLAAIPALGDVAPWRLAVVLDGDDKTLRIGLQPKKLPSGDIEAKRDTGLLLPVGLKWAHRRARPALTNGDVVYVEPIPGQPGQYRLRQIPEVEGAIVVMDPVTGRVLAMVGGFSFDQSEFNRATQALRQPGSSFKPIVYAAAIDNGYTPSSIELDEPVSIDQGPGLGVWTPENFEGKSSGPHTLRYAIEHSINQMTVRLARDIGMPLIADYARRFGIYDNLAPYLSNSLGAGETTLMRMTTAYAMLCNGGKRIKATLIDRIQDRWGHTIYRHDERICQNCNTTAWNNQDEPTIIDKREQVIDPMTAYQITSIMEGVIERGTGQAIRAVGKHLAGKTGTTNDAKDLWFVGYSPDLTVGVFMGYDRPRSLGDSAQAALYTAPIFRDFMKVALSDKPDVPFRVPPGIKLISVDPKTGLRSTGPGTILEAFKPGTAPPTTFTYGTQTPTVMTVDPNADQNLGQGTGGLY from the coding sequence ATGCGCTATATCGCCCGACTTCTCGGTTTTGCGTTTACGACCTTCGCGATCATTTTCGTCGTTGCAGCGGCAGGGGCGGGCTTGACGGCCTGGAAGTTCGAGCAGGATCTGCCGGATTACACTCAGCTTCAGAATTACGAGCCGCCGGTGACGACGCGCGTCCACGCCGGCGATGGTTCGGTGCTCGCCGAATATTCCAAGCAGCGCCGGCTCTATCTGCCGAGTTCGGCCATTCCGCCGCTCGTCAAAGAAGCCTTCATCTCGGCTGAGGACAAGAATTTCTATCATCACGGCGGCGTCGATTTCGAAGGCATGCTGCGCGCCGCGCTCGTCTTCGTGCAGGGCAACCGGCATGTTCAGGGCGCCTCCACCATCACCCAGCAGGTCGCCAAGAACTTCTTCCTGTCGAGCGAACGTTCGTTCACGCGCAAGATCAGGGAGGCGCTGCTCTCGTTCCGGATCGAGGCGACCTACTCCAAAGAGAAGATCCTCGAACTCTATCTGAACGAGATCTATCTCGGCCTCGGAAATTACGGCGTCGCCGCCGCGGCGCTCAATTATTTCGACAGTTCGGTCAATGAATTGACGGTCGCGCAGGTCGCCTATCTCGCGGCCTTGCCGAAGGGCCCCAACAATTACAATCCCTACACCCAGCGCGAGCGCGCCATCGAGCGCCGCAACTGGGTCATCGATCGCATGGTCGAGAACGGCTACGTCACGCCAGCCGATGGCGCCAAGGCGAAGGCCGAGCCGATCGGCGCCAAACAGCGCGTGCTTTCGCCGAACACCTATGCCGCCGGCTTCTTTGCCGAGGAGGTGCGCCGCGAGCTTCTCGAACGCTATGGCGAAAAGAAGCTCTACGAGGGCGGCCTCTCTGTCCGCGCCACACTCGATCCGCAGACGCAGATGATCGCCCGCCATGCTCTCGCGGATGGGCTTGTGCGCTACGACGAGGCGCGTGGCTTCCACGGCCCGCTGCGCCATATCGAACTCGGCCTCGATTGGGGGCCGCCGCTTGCTGCCATCCCGGCGCTCGGCGATGTCGCCCCCTGGCGGCTCGCGGTCGTCCTCGACGGCGACGACAAGACGCTGCGCATCGGCCTGCAGCCGAAAAAACTGCCGTCCGGCGACATTGAAGCCAAGCGCGACACCGGTCTGCTCTTGCCTGTCGGGTTGAAATGGGCACACCGGCGCGCCCGTCCCGCGCTCACCAATGGCGATGTCGTCTATGTCGAGCCGATCCCTGGCCAGCCCGGGCAATATCGGCTGCGGCAAATTCCGGAGGTCGAAGGCGCCATCGTCGTGATGGATCCGGTGACTGGCCGCGTGCTCGCCATGGTCGGCGGCTTCTCCTTCGATCAATCGGAGTTCAACCGCGCCACGCAAGCGCTGCGTCAGCCCGGCTCTTCGTTCAAGCCCATCGTCTACGCTGCGGCGATCGACAACGGCTACACGCCGTCCTCGATCGAGCTTGACGAGCCGGTCTCGATCGATCAGGGCCCCGGCCTTGGCGTCTGGACGCCGGAAAATTTCGAGGGCAAGTCGAGCGGCCCGCATACGCTGCGCTACGCCATCGAACATTCGATCAACCAGATGACGGTGCGGCTCGCGCGCGATATCGGCATGCCGCTGATCGCCGACTATGCGCGCCGCTTCGGCATCTATGACAACCTGGCGCCTTATCTCTCGAATTCGCTGGGCGCCGGCGAGACGACGCTGATGCGGATGACGACTGCCTATGCGATGCTCTGCAACGGCGGCAAACGGATCAAGGCGACGCTGATCGACCGCATCCAGGACCGCTGGGGCCATACGATCTACCGTCACGACGAGCGCATCTGCCAGAATTGTAACACTACGGCTTGGAACAACCAGGACGAGCCGACGATCATCGACAAGCGCGAGCAGGTGATCGATCCGATGACCGCCTATCAGATCACCTCGATCATGGAGGGCGTCATCGAGCGCGGCACCGGCCAGGCGATCCGTGCCGTCGGCAAGCATCTTGCGGGCAAGACCGGCACGACCAACGATGCCAAAGACCTCTGGTTCGTCGGCTATTCGCCGGACCTGACCGTCGGTGTCTTCATGGGCTACGACCGGCCACGCTCGCTCGGCGATTCCGCTCAGGCGGCGCTCTATACCGCGCCGATCTTCCGCGACTTTATGAAGGTTGCGCTGAGCGACAAGCCCGACGTGCCCTTCCGCGTGCCGCCGGGCATCAAGCTCATTTCGGTCGATCCGAAGACCGGCCTGCGTTCGACGGGGCCGGGAACGATCCTCGAGGCTTTCAAGCCCGGGACCGCGCCGCCGACGACATTCACCTACGGCACGCAGACGCCGACCGTGATGACCGTCGATCCCAATGCCGATCAGAATCTGGGGCAGGGCACGGGCGGCCTTTATTGA
- a CDS encoding DODA-type extradiol aromatic ring-opening family dioxygenase: MDDPQRLWTKMGAFLRDIPATLGRRPKAILVISAHWLEATPTVHAGAHPGLLFDYYNFPAETYRLTWPAPGAPALAARVGELLDAAGFQPASETERGWDHGVFVPFKMIWPDADVPVVQLSLQKNLDPATHLAIGRALAPLRHEDVLIVGSGMSYHNLRNFFSGRGNEEAAAFDTWLDETLSAPAAERTRRLIAWEAAPGAIASHPEAEHLLPLHVVAGAAGEEAARRTFHDNILGKAISAFQFG, from the coding sequence ATGGACGATCCGCAGCGACTGTGGACGAAGATGGGCGCCTTCCTGCGCGACATTCCCGCGACGCTCGGCCGGCGGCCGAAGGCGATTCTCGTCATCTCCGCCCATTGGCTTGAAGCTACGCCGACCGTTCACGCCGGCGCGCACCCCGGTCTTCTGTTCGATTATTATAATTTTCCCGCGGAGACGTACCGGCTGACATGGCCCGCGCCGGGCGCACCGGCGCTTGCCGCGCGTGTCGGCGAACTTCTCGACGCGGCCGGCTTTCAGCCGGCGAGCGAAACCGAGCGCGGCTGGGACCACGGCGTCTTCGTGCCCTTCAAGATGATCTGGCCCGATGCCGACGTGCCGGTCGTGCAACTCTCGTTGCAGAAGAATCTCGATCCGGCGACGCATCTGGCGATCGGCCGCGCGCTCGCGCCGCTGCGGCACGAGGACGTGCTGATCGTCGGCAGCGGCATGAGCTATCACAATCTGCGGAATTTCTTCTCGGGCCGCGGCAATGAAGAGGCCGCGGCATTCGATACCTGGCTCGACGAGACCCTGAGCGCTCCCGCCGCCGAGCGCACGCGCCGATTGATTGCTTGGGAAGCGGCGCCGGGCGCCATCGCCAGCCATCCGGAGGCCGAGCACCTGTTGCCGCTGCATGTCGTGGCCGGGGCCGCCGGCGAGGAGGCCGCGCGGCGCACGTTTCACGACAATATTCTCGGCAAGGCGATCTCCGCCTTCCAGTTCGGCTAG
- a CDS encoding Rne/Rng family ribonuclease: MPNKMLIDASHPEETRVVVTRGNRVEEFDFESADKKQLRGNIYLAKVTRVEPSLQAAFVDYGGNRHGFLAFSEIHPDYYQIPVSDRQELLEEDAHAHREEEENHRPRRSRRHQRAEKRRGDDERLTDKAPAEIEETAEALTEGAETAESGEGHAEGFEAAVVIEIEAASAESEALHAPAAASDEAPAISISAEAEEPAPHVLAADPAGFAIVDDSAPIAERTVEDEAEARGRGLPAPAESEEDDEEEDEEHVEQLGGDAMEEMPVRVHRSRRQYKIQEVIKRRQVLLVQVVKEERGNKGAALTTYLSLAGRYSVLMPNTARGGGISRKITDSGDRQRLKTIAQDLEVPEGMGVILRTAGASRTKAEVKRDFEYLLRMWEQVREMTLKSSAPTLVYEEGSLIKRSIRDLYNKDIDEVTVAGENGYREAKEFMRLLMPSHAKNVHLYRDPQPVFAKSGVEAQLDAMFTNHVTLKSGGYLVINQTEALVAIDVNSGRSTREHDIEDTALRTNLEAADEIARQLRLRDLAGLIVVDFIDMEESRNNRSVERRMKEALKNDRARIQIGRISHFGLLEMSRQRIRTGVLEGSTVICAHCAGVGTVRSTSSIALHVLRLLEDALIKSASHNITVRTRTEVALYILNQKRANLRDLERRFGVAITIAADDTLTGMAYHAMERGEPAVGVPELPSALPVPALEAPEIEAEAEIEEPEGEEDTADQTEAQDGAPGNDEEGGARRKRRRRRRRGGRNGDREASGIQANAPQPSDDALGYVAGFGGAVQAEPVEGESEGEDVEGETAEHDVLPPREDRPRRRRPRRKGRGGGERPEANADHSENAASAAEVFEAEEKADIFSEEPREPASRAEEAPEPVAHHPEPIAPTAPSFAHAEPSTVPVSVHAAQPLEPKSEPESEPESTDPDRPKRTGWWRRAKASLGN; this comes from the coding sequence ATGCCCAACAAAATGCTCATCGATGCCTCGCACCCCGAGGAGACCCGGGTTGTTGTCACTCGCGGCAACCGTGTCGAGGAATTTGACTTCGAATCGGCCGATAAGAAACAGCTTCGCGGCAATATCTATCTGGCCAAAGTCACCCGTGTAGAACCGTCGCTGCAGGCGGCCTTTGTCGATTACGGCGGCAACCGGCACGGTTTTCTCGCCTTTTCCGAAATCCACCCGGATTATTATCAAATTCCCGTCTCCGACCGGCAGGAGCTTCTCGAAGAGGATGCCCATGCCCATCGCGAGGAGGAAGAAAATCATCGTCCGCGGCGCAGCCGCCGCCATCAGCGCGCCGAAAAGCGCCGTGGCGACGACGAAAGGCTCACCGACAAGGCGCCCGCCGAGATCGAAGAGACTGCCGAGGCGCTGACGGAAGGCGCGGAAACCGCCGAGTCGGGCGAAGGCCACGCTGAAGGTTTCGAGGCGGCGGTCGTCATCGAGATCGAGGCGGCTTCTGCGGAGTCCGAGGCGCTCCATGCGCCGGCGGCAGCTTCGGACGAAGCCCCGGCCATATCGATATCGGCCGAAGCCGAGGAACCCGCGCCGCATGTGCTCGCCGCCGATCCAGCCGGCTTTGCCATCGTCGATGATTCCGCGCCCATCGCGGAGCGGACGGTCGAAGACGAGGCCGAGGCGCGCGGACGCGGCCTCCCTGCCCCGGCCGAATCCGAAGAGGACGACGAGGAAGAAGACGAGGAACACGTCGAGCAGCTCGGCGGCGACGCGATGGAAGAAATGCCGGTGCGGGTCCACCGCTCGCGCCGTCAGTACAAGATTCAAGAAGTCATCAAGCGCCGTCAGGTTCTGCTCGTTCAGGTCGTGAAGGAGGAGCGGGGCAACAAGGGCGCCGCGCTGACGACCTATCTGTCTCTCGCAGGCCGCTATTCCGTGCTGATGCCGAATACGGCGCGCGGCGGCGGCATCTCCCGCAAGATCACCGATTCCGGCGACCGTCAGCGGCTGAAGACGATCGCCCAGGACCTCGAAGTGCCGGAAGGCATGGGCGTGATCCTGCGCACCGCCGGCGCTTCGCGCACCAAGGCGGAGGTCAAGCGCGACTTTGAATATCTCCTGCGCATGTGGGAACAGGTGCGCGAGATGACGCTGAAGTCGAGCGCGCCGACACTTGTTTACGAGGAAGGCTCACTCATCAAGCGTTCTATCCGCGATCTCTACAACAAGGACATCGACGAGGTGACCGTCGCGGGCGAGAACGGCTATCGCGAGGCGAAGGAGTTCATGCGCCTGCTCATGCCGAGCCACGCCAAGAACGTCCACCTCTATCGCGACCCGCAGCCGGTGTTCGCCAAGTCCGGCGTCGAGGCACAGCTCGACGCGATGTTCACCAATCACGTGACGCTGAAGTCCGGCGGCTATCTTGTCATCAACCAGACTGAGGCGCTCGTCGCCATCGACGTGAACTCCGGGCGCTCCACGCGCGAGCACGATATCGAGGACACGGCGCTCCGCACCAATCTCGAAGCCGCCGACGAAATCGCCCGGCAGCTTCGCCTGCGCGACCTCGCGGGCCTCATCGTCGTCGATTTCATAGACATGGAGGAGAGCCGTAACAATCGCTCCGTCGAGCGGCGGATGAAAGAGGCGCTGAAGAACGATCGCGCGCGCATCCAGATCGGCCGCATCTCGCATTTCGGCCTGCTCGAAATGTCGCGCCAGCGCATCCGCACCGGCGTGCTCGAAGGCTCGACGGTCATCTGCGCGCATTGTGCCGGCGTCGGCACGGTCCGCTCGACCTCCTCGATCGCGCTGCATGTGCTGCGCCTGCTGGAAGATGCGCTGATCAAAAGCGCCTCGCATAACATCACGGTGCGCACCCGTACCGAGGTGGCGCTCTACATCCTCAACCAGAAGCGCGCCAATCTGCGCGATCTCGAACGCCGCTTCGGCGTCGCGATCACCATCGCCGCCGACGATACGCTGACGGGCATGGCCTACCACGCGATGGAGCGCGGCGAACCGGCTGTCGGCGTGCCAGAGCTGCCATCGGCGCTGCCCGTGCCGGCACTCGAAGCACCGGAGATCGAAGCCGAAGCCGAGATCGAGGAACCGGAGGGCGAGGAAGACACCGCCGATCAGACCGAGGCGCAGGACGGTGCGCCCGGCAATGACGAAGAAGGCGGCGCACGCCGCAAGCGGCGCCGCCGGCGCCGCCGCGGTGGCCGTAACGGCGATCGTGAAGCCTCGGGCATTCAAGCGAATGCGCCGCAGCCGTCGGATGACGCCCTGGGTTATGTCGCCGGATTCGGCGGGGCCGTACAAGCCGAGCCGGTCGAGGGCGAGAGCGAAGGCGAGGACGTTGAAGGCGAAACCGCCGAACACGATGTCCTGCCACCGCGCGAGGACCGTCCGCGGCGCCGGCGCCCGCGGCGCAAAGGCCGTGGCGGCGGCGAGCGGCCAGAGGCCAACGCCGACCACTCAGAGAATGCCGCGTCTGCTGCCGAAGTGTTCGAGGCTGAGGAAAAGGCGGATATTTTCAGCGAAGAACCGCGCGAGCCTGCGTCGCGCGCGGAAGAAGCGCCGGAGCCGGTCGCGCATCACCCTGAGCCGATTGCGCCCACCGCACCCTCCTTCGCTCATGCAGAGCCGAGCACCGTCCCGGTGTCGGTCCATGCGGCCCAACCTCTCGAGCCCAAATCGGAACCCGAGTCAGAACCCGAATCCACCGACCCCGACCGGCCGAAACGGACCGGCTGGTGGCGGCGTGCAAAAGCGAGCCTTGGCAACTAG
- a CDS encoding N-acetylmuramoyl-L-alanine amidase encodes MRLISAGVFGRCGRQAALGALLALLALQPLAARNRGITGLRQVALADAGPAARTPAGPVFAANARLVNGSERAEISFDLSAPVTASSFVLAAPDRIVVELPQVEFEAAPSESAHTGRHRHAAAQIPGGLVASYRFGLFAPGKSRIVIDLSTPARVLRAIAVSGPTGMRLVVSLARADRAAFLAAARSALAAQQAAADSPAPAAGAVATSDLPVIIIDPGHGGIDSGAMVHGLVEKNIVFDFARELANKLRASGHYKVVMTRDSDVFIALGDRVKIAREAGASLFVSIHADTISDAAGVSGATVYTCSEHASDAEAARTAEKENQSDAVAGVESKDEDDGVSNILFDLTRQETRTYSHVFARTLVNYWQVAARLNKNPERSAGFRVLKAADVPSVLIELGYLSNAADGAALTSPSWRDATTGRVAAAIDAFFTAKGSLPAKATTESPTAEALDATPTGLVK; translated from the coding sequence ATGAGACTGATTTCGGCCGGAGTTTTCGGACGCTGCGGAAGGCAGGCGGCGCTCGGCGCGCTGTTGGCGCTGCTCGCGCTCCAACCTCTGGCCGCGCGGAACCGGGGGATCACCGGCCTGCGCCAGGTGGCGCTCGCCGATGCCGGGCCGGCGGCGCGCACGCCAGCCGGGCCGGTCTTTGCCGCGAACGCCCGTCTCGTCAACGGTTCGGAGCGGGCCGAGATCAGCTTCGATCTCTCGGCGCCGGTCACCGCCAGCTCTTTCGTCCTCGCCGCGCCGGACCGGATCGTCGTCGAACTGCCGCAAGTCGAATTCGAGGCCGCGCCATCGGAAAGCGCCCATACGGGCCGCCACCGGCACGCTGCGGCGCAGATACCGGGCGGCCTTGTCGCCTCTTATCGTTTCGGCCTTTTCGCGCCGGGAAAATCCCGCATCGTCATCGATCTGTCGACGCCGGCCCGCGTCCTGCGCGCCATCGCGGTCTCCGGCCCTACCGGCATGCGGCTGGTGGTTTCTCTCGCCAGGGCCGACCGCGCTGCCTTCCTCGCTGCCGCGCGCAGCGCCCTGGCGGCCCAACAGGCCGCCGCTGATTCCCCCGCGCCTGCTGCGGGCGCCGTAGCGACGAGCGATCTGCCGGTCATCATCATCGACCCCGGCCACGGCGGCATCGACAGCGGCGCCATGGTTCACGGGCTGGTCGAGAAGAACATCGTCTTCGATTTCGCCAGAGAGTTGGCCAATAAGCTCCGCGCCAGCGGCCATTACAAGGTGGTCATGACCCGCGACAGCGATGTTTTCATCGCCCTCGGCGACAGGGTGAAAATCGCCCGCGAGGCCGGAGCCTCGCTTTTCGTCTCCATCCACGCCGATACGATTTCCGACGCCGCCGGCGTTTCCGGCGCCACGGTCTACACCTGCTCCGAACATGCCTCGGACGCGGAGGCCGCCCGCACCGCCGAAAAAGAGAACCAGTCGGATGCCGTGGCCGGCGTCGAGAGCAAGGATGAAGACGATGGTGTCTCCAATATTCTATTCGATCTGACGCGCCAGGAGACGCGCACCTACAGCCATGTCTTTGCCCGCACGCTGGTCAATTATTGGCAGGTGGCGGCGCGGCTGAACAAAAATCCCGAGCGCTCCGCCGGCTTCCGCGTGTTGAAGGCAGCGGACGTGCCCTCGGTTCTGATCGAACTCGGCTATTTGTCGAACGCCGCCGACGGCGCCGCGCTCACCTCTCCGAGCTGGCGGGACGCCACCACAGGCCGGGTCGCGGCGGCGATCGACGCCTTTTTCACCGCCAAGGGCAGTCTGCCGGCCAAGGCGACCACCGAGTCGCCGACAGCCGAAGCGCTCGATGCCACGCCGACAGGGCTGGTGAAATGA